Proteins encoded by one window of candidate division WOR-3 bacterium:
- the thpR gene encoding RNA 2',3'-cyclic phosphodiesterase, producing MNKLRLFFGIPLKEEIKEKIFEYLDKNKLFKKNYKWVSKENYHITLKFLGDVSEGLIEKIEKIGEEVASSFNIFSVYTSEFGGFPDRKKARVFFLSVKEAERIERVFELLDNKLTLFNFERERKKYHPHITLARLREFESLPDLKPLELKLDIEGFSLYESILKREGPFYKILKYFPFRR from the coding sequence TTGAATAAATTGAGGCTTTTTTTTGGGATTCCTCTTAAAGAGGAAATTAAAGAAAAAATTTTTGAATATCTTGATAAAAATAAACTTTTTAAAAAAAATTATAAATGGGTTTCAAAAGAAAACTACCACATAACATTAAAATTTTTAGGAGATGTTAGTGAAGGTTTAATAGAAAAAATTGAAAAAATTGGTGAGGAAGTAGCCTCCTCTTTTAATATTTTCTCTGTATATACCTCTGAATTTGGAGGTTTTCCTGACAGAAAAAAAGCACGGGTTTTTTTTCTTTCTGTGAAAGAAGCGGAAAGAATTGAAAGAGTTTTTGAGTTACTGGACAACAAACTTACACTTTTTAATTTTGAAAGAGAAAGAAAAAAGTATCATCCCCATATTACGCTTGCAAGATTGAGAGAGTTTGAAAGTTTACCTGATTTAAAACCACTTGAGCTTAAATTGGATATTGAAGGTTTCTCATTATACGAGAGTATTTTGAAAAGAGAAGGTCCTTTTTATAAAATTTTAAAATATTTTCCTTTCCGGAGGTAA
- a CDS encoding alkaline phosphatase family protein → MRKKSLIIGLDGAPYHLFSKWFTEKKLLFTGKLIEEGVFGILETTIPPYTMIAWPCFYTGKNPAKIGPFLIKSEGFDPEAFSKSHFLSANEIKTWTIWEYLSELNYKVGVMNVPVTYPPKKVNGFLISDFLTPKGAIDYTYPPELKDELKDYKIKSELSTGFGFKDKYLDRVKIEKMFYDLLDRRIYYALKLLKEKNPDFFIIDFKEFDDFMHFFFDDENKVYEYFKKIDRAIEEMYKILKPEVILIMSDHGFHKAPERYFYINRWLELKGLLKRKKTIRGKFSRFLYEAGVLTLKYMSFVRNFVPERLKFKIAREEMKKRIEWEETKVYANWYAGLYFNPKFFKNEEEKRKLAFELKEELLKLTDEEVNKKPILKAFTKYEIFFGPYFDFMPEVVYTTSPSYKINVNLTSKVFDRIIERPDIRGHHMGDLEGIYIFNGDGFKRGFKGPKLSLLDAIPNFLYALHEPLIKDMDGKICEELFEKNIEKERIKYFDKEYIPYKVKELKEEEEESIKEHLKGLGYL, encoded by the coding sequence TTGAGAAAAAAATCCCTTATAATCGGTCTTGATGGAGCCCCATACCACTTATTTTCAAAATGGTTTACTGAAAAAAAACTTCTCTTCACAGGAAAACTGATTGAAGAGGGGGTTTTTGGAATACTTGAAACAACTATACCGCCCTATACAATGATAGCATGGCCCTGTTTTTACACAGGAAAAAATCCTGCTAAAATCGGTCCATTTCTAATAAAATCAGAAGGATTTGATCCTGAAGCTTTCTCAAAGTCTCATTTTTTAAGTGCAAATGAAATTAAAACCTGGACTATCTGGGAATATTTAAGCGAACTTAACTATAAAGTAGGAGTTATGAATGTTCCTGTTACTTATCCTCCTAAAAAAGTTAATGGTTTTCTAATTTCTGACTTTTTAACACCAAAAGGTGCTATTGATTACACATATCCACCTGAATTAAAAGATGAACTTAAGGATTATAAAATAAAATCAGAACTTTCTACTGGCTTTGGATTTAAAGATAAATATCTTGATAGAGTTAAAATTGAAAAAATGTTTTATGATTTGCTTGATAGAAGGATTTATTATGCTTTAAAACTTTTAAAAGAAAAAAATCCAGATTTTTTCATAATAGATTTTAAAGAATTTGATGATTTTATGCACTTTTTCTTTGATGATGAAAATAAAGTTTATGAATATTTTAAAAAAATAGACAGAGCAATAGAAGAAATGTATAAGATACTAAAACCTGAAGTGATTCTTATAATGTCTGACCATGGATTTCATAAAGCACCTGAAAGATATTTCTATATAAATAGATGGCTTGAATTAAAAGGTCTTTTAAAAAGAAAAAAAACAATAAGAGGGAAATTTTCAAGATTTTTATATGAGGCTGGTGTTCTTACTCTAAAGTATATGAGTTTTGTAAGAAATTTTGTTCCTGAAAGACTAAAATTCAAAATAGCAAGGGAGGAAATGAAAAAGAGAATTGAATGGGAAGAAACAAAGGTTTATGCCAACTGGTATGCTGGACTTTACTTTAACCCTAAATTTTTTAAAAATGAGGAGGAAAAAAGAAAACTTGCCTTTGAACTTAAAGAAGAACTTTTGAAACTTACTGATGAAGAGGTAAACAAAAAACCCATTTTAAAAGCGTTTACAAAATATGAAATTTTTTTTGGACCTTATTTTGATTTTATGCCAGAAGTTGTTTATACCACTTCTCCTTCATACAAAATTAATGTAAATTTAACTTCTAAGGTTTTTGATAGAATAATTGAAAGACCAGATATAAGAGGACATCATATGGGAGACCTTGAAGGGATTTATATTTTTAATGGAGACGGGTTTAAAAGAGGTTTTAAAGGTCCTAAACTTTCCCTTTTAGATGCAATTCCAAATTTTCTCTATGCACTTCACGAACCTCTTATAAAAGATATGGATGGAAAAATTTGCGAGGAGCTATTTGAAAAAAATATAGAAAAGGAAAGAATAAAATATTTTGATAAAGAATATATACCTTATAAAGTAAAAGAACTGAAAGAGGAGGAGGAAGAATCTATAAAGGAACATTTAAAAGGACTTGGATACTTATGA
- a CDS encoding lysophospholipid acyltransferase family protein has protein sequence MRKFYKRFKRFLISLLIITLTKIFFYYPLKFHKFLSLFFYFFLSRFRKIGIKNLEIAKFKKKILWKNFCFMTYGLLKFIKMKNKNEDFILKNTEVINFDILKSKIEKKRGVLVLTLHMGFWEIIPAYFSLKKIPVCVLASKVYSDFIDNFINSIRRNYGTEVVHPENTLSLVKKLKKGYAVGILMDQKQGSKRIKVDFFGKKVEAPAGPLEIAYKINPEVILMRCESEKGREIIYIEDITLSYNLKYDLQNIYNKFEKWIRRKPWQWVWIHQRF, from the coding sequence TTGAGAAAATTTTATAAAAGATTTAAAAGATTTTTAATTTCACTTTTAATTATAACCTTAACAAAAATTTTTTTTTATTATCCTTTAAAATTTCATAAATTTTTATCTCTCTTTTTTTATTTTTTTCTTTCAAGATTTAGAAAAATAGGAATTAAAAATCTTGAGATAGCAAAATTCAAAAAGAAAATTTTATGGAAGAATTTTTGTTTCATGACTTATGGTCTTTTAAAATTCATTAAAATGAAGAATAAAAATGAAGATTTTATTTTAAAAAATACAGAGGTTATTAATTTTGATATTCTTAAGAGTAAAATAGAAAAGAAAAGAGGAGTGCTTGTTCTTACACTTCATATGGGTTTTTGGGAAATAATTCCTGCCTATTTTTCCTTAAAGAAGATTCCTGTGTGTGTTCTTGCATCAAAAGTATACTCTGATTTTATTGATAATTTTATAAACAGCATAAGAAGAAATTATGGAACAGAGGTAGTTCATCCTGAAAATACTTTAAGTCTTGTCAAAAAACTAAAGAAAGGTTATGCGGTTGGGATCCTTATGGACCAAAAGCAGGGTTCTAAAAGAATAAAGGTTGATTTTTTTGGAAAAAAAGTTGAAGCACCTGCAGGTCCGCTTGAAATAGCTTATAAAATTAATCCTGAAGTTATTTTGATGAGATGTGAAAGTGAAAAAGGAAGGGAGATCATTTATATTGAAGATATTACTTTGAGTTATAATTTAAAATATGATTTACAGAATATTTATAATAAATTTGAAAAATGGATAAGAAGAAAACCATGGCAATGGGTATGGATACATCAAAGATTTTGA
- a CDS encoding heterodisulfide reductase-related iron-sulfur binding cluster, whose protein sequence is MNETIVYFPGCLASRKFPGFDYSTRFILQKLNIEFKMSDEFSCCPDPVWVRSLSYKEWKERGIRNLEIAKNLGSKLVTICNGCFETLFTVKKTFFNGKSIPVEHLLYTLWKNKKEEIKNKIINPLNGKRFGIHEGCHFKRPTSLTLTEFKELKEVNVLKEMVELLGAEAVEGTESCCGLPNFITDKELSFFLARKRIDEFKNVDGIVVICPSCFSQFENVLANDKREIPVYFYFELLAYSLGLDKENLGFEFHRIKPFSI, encoded by the coding sequence ATGAACGAAACCATTGTATATTTTCCTGGATGTCTTGCTTCAAGAAAATTTCCAGGCTTTGATTATTCAACAAGGTTTATCTTACAAAAACTCAATATTGAATTTAAAATGAGTGATGAATTTTCCTGCTGTCCTGATCCTGTTTGGGTGAGGTCTTTATCCTATAAAGAATGGAAGGAAAGGGGGATAAGAAATTTAGAAATTGCAAAAAATCTTGGTTCTAAACTTGTAACAATATGTAATGGATGTTTTGAAACACTTTTTACAGTTAAAAAGACTTTCTTTAATGGTAAATCAATTCCTGTAGAACATCTTTTATATACTCTTTGGAAAAATAAAAAAGAAGAAATAAAGAATAAAATAATAAATCCCTTAAATGGAAAAAGGTTTGGAATACATGAAGGGTGTCATTTCAAAAGACCTACCTCTCTTACTTTAACTGAATTTAAGGAATTAAAGGAAGTTAATGTTTTGAAAGAAATGGTTGAGCTTCTTGGAGCAGAAGCAGTTGAAGGGACAGAAAGCTGTTGTGGTTTACCCAATTTTATAACAGATAAGGAACTTTCCTTTTTCCTTGCAAGAAAAAGAATAGATGAATTTAAAAATGTTGATGGTATTGTTGTTATATGTCCTTCTTGTTTTTCACAGTTTGAAAATGTTTTAGCAAATGATAAAAGGGAAATACCTGTGTACTTTTATTTTGAACTTCTTGCTTATTCTCTTGGGCTTGATAAAGAAAACTTAGGATTTGAATTTCACAGAATAAAACCTTTTTCTATATAA
- the hdrA2 gene encoding CoB-CoM heterodisulfide reductase HdrA2, with translation MNNNEEIRIGVYVCHCGLNIAGSVDCAEVAKFASTLPNVVIARDYKYTCSDPGQEMIKNDIKEYKLNRVVVASCSPRLHEPTFRKTIEEAGLNKYLLEMANIREHCSWVHLYERKEATEKAKDLVKAAVSRARFLKPQKEAKVPIIKKALVIGGGVAGIQAALDLADTGYEVFMVEKEPSIGGRMAQIDKTFPTMDCSICILAPKMAEAGRHPNIKIYTNSIVKEITGYIGNFHVKILKKARYVTKECTACGECSKVCPNESPNEFDVGMATRKAIYIPFPQAVPTQYIIDPSLCLNIKKGTIVCEECITACEKKAINFNDKDEIVEIDVGTIIIATGMDVYDPRENHDYGYGIYENVITSLEFERLINSAGPTKGTLIRPSDGKIPKVVAFIQCVGSRDLRNNKYCSNVCCMNTVKDALLIKEHWPETQIYVFYQDIRAFGKGFEDLFRRSKEEGVVYIRGLPSRVEELEDKRLKIYAEDTLLSKIVELEADMVILSVGLIPRRDREEIQKKLTLSLSEDGFYLESHPKLKPVDTAIGGVFLAGCAEGPKDIKDSVTQASAAAARAGILMAKGEVTVEALTPVIDPDVCKRCGMCANVCPYSAWIWSKEERNVPKLIEASCAGCGACGAECPSEAIDMRHFPDEAIYAQIDALLEEEPENKVLVFACNWCSYAGADLAGVSRFQYPPNSRIIRTMCSARVKPDFIIHALKKGAGAVLWSGCHIGDCHYNYANLNTKRRYENLMKRLERIGIRKERVQLDWFSAAEGIQFANKMREMAEIVKTVTKEEIEKTKEALSQFKTPEKYKKLLLSLKKEEITV, from the coding sequence ATGAATAATAACGAAGAAATAAGGATAGGAGTTTATGTATGCCATTGTGGTTTAAACATTGCAGGTAGTGTTGATTGTGCTGAGGTTGCAAAATTTGCATCAACTTTACCAAATGTAGTTATAGCAAGGGATTATAAGTATACCTGTTCTGATCCAGGACAGGAGATGATAAAAAATGATATTAAAGAATATAAATTAAATAGAGTAGTTGTTGCATCCTGTTCTCCAAGATTGCATGAGCCTACCTTTAGAAAAACAATTGAAGAGGCTGGTTTAAATAAGTACCTTTTAGAAATGGCAAATATAAGGGAACACTGCTCTTGGGTTCATCTTTACGAAAGAAAGGAGGCTACAGAAAAGGCAAAAGATCTTGTAAAGGCGGCAGTTTCAAGAGCTAGATTTTTAAAACCCCAGAAAGAAGCAAAAGTTCCTATTATTAAAAAAGCACTTGTCATTGGTGGAGGAGTGGCTGGAATTCAGGCTGCTCTTGATCTTGCAGATACAGGATATGAGGTATTTATGGTTGAAAAGGAGCCTTCCATAGGTGGTAGAATGGCTCAAATTGATAAGACATTTCCAACAATGGATTGTTCAATATGTATTCTTGCTCCTAAAATGGCGGAGGCAGGTAGACATCCTAACATAAAAATATATACTAATTCTATTGTTAAAGAAATAACGGGTTATATTGGAAACTTCCATGTTAAAATTTTGAAAAAGGCAAGATATGTAACAAAAGAATGCACTGCATGTGGTGAGTGTTCAAAAGTTTGTCCTAACGAGTCCCCTAATGAGTTTGATGTTGGAATGGCAACAAGGAAGGCTATATATATTCCTTTCCCTCAGGCAGTTCCTACCCAGTATATAATAGACCCGAGTTTATGTTTAAATATCAAAAAAGGAACAATAGTATGTGAGGAGTGTATAACAGCTTGTGAAAAGAAGGCAATAAATTTTAATGACAAGGATGAAATTGTTGAAATTGATGTTGGGACAATAATAATAGCAACAGGTATGGATGTTTATGACCCAAGGGAAAATCATGATTATGGTTACGGAATTTATGAAAATGTTATAACCTCTCTTGAATTTGAAAGGCTCATAAATTCAGCAGGCCCCACAAAAGGAACACTTATAAGACCTTCTGATGGTAAAATTCCAAAGGTAGTTGCTTTTATTCAGTGTGTAGGTTCAAGGGATTTAAGGAATAATAAATACTGTTCTAATGTATGCTGTATGAATACGGTGAAGGATGCTCTTTTAATTAAGGAGCACTGGCCAGAAACACAGATATATGTTTTTTATCAGGATATAAGGGCTTTTGGTAAGGGATTTGAGGATCTTTTCAGGAGAAGTAAAGAGGAAGGTGTTGTTTATATAAGGGGTTTACCTTCAAGAGTTGAAGAATTAGAAGATAAACGGTTAAAAATTTATGCAGAAGATACTCTTTTATCAAAAATTGTTGAGCTTGAAGCTGATATGGTGATACTTTCAGTTGGTTTAATTCCAAGGAGGGATAGGGAAGAAATTCAGAAAAAGCTTACTTTAAGTTTATCAGAGGATGGTTTTTATCTTGAGTCTCATCCTAAATTAAAACCAGTTGATACTGCAATAGGAGGTGTTTTTCTTGCAGGTTGTGCTGAGGGTCCAAAGGATATAAAAGATAGTGTAACTCAAGCTTCTGCTGCAGCGGCAAGGGCAGGAATTTTGATGGCTAAGGGAGAAGTGACTGTTGAGGCTTTAACGCCTGTAATAGATCCTGATGTTTGTAAGAGGTGCGGAATGTGTGCTAATGTTTGTCCTTACAGTGCCTGGATATGGAGTAAAGAGGAAAGGAATGTTCCAAAATTAATTGAGGCTTCCTGTGCTGGTTGTGGTGCATGTGGTGCTGAGTGTCCTTCTGAAGCAATTGATATGAGGCATTTCCCTGATGAAGCAATTTATGCTCAGATTGATGCCTTACTTGAAGAAGAACCTGAAAATAAAGTTCTTGTTTTTGCTTGTAACTGGTGTTCCTATGCTGGTGCAGACCTTGCTGGTGTTTCAAGATTCCAGTATCCACCGAATTCAAGAATAATAAGAACAATGTGTTCAGCAAGAGTAAAACCAGATTTTATTATCCATGCTCTAAAAAAAGGTGCTGGAGCAGTTTTATGGTCTGGTTGTCATATAGGAGATTGTCATTATAACTATGCAAATTTAAATACAAAAAGAAGATATGAAAATTTGATGAAGCGACTTGAAAGAATTGGAATAAGAAAAGAAAGGGTTCAGCTGGATTGGTTCTCAGCTGCAGAGGGAATTCAGTTTGCAAATAAAATGAGGGAAATGGCAGAAATTGTAAAAACTGTGACTAAGGAGGAGATTGAAAAGACAAAGGAAGCTCTTAGTCAATTTAAAACTCCGGAAAAATATAAAAAATTACTTTTATCTTTAAAAAAGGAAGAGATAACAGTATAA
- a CDS encoding YfhO family protein — translation MKNLNEFFNSKIRVFFIYALLSLIYFYNPLITGKLLAGSDYLLGGYVAREWLSNYLKNFYLPLWFPFERAGYPILEAFWMDIFTPTGLLRIFLPTHIHFNFSFFFYTVLAGFGTYLFLKELKIKSLFAFIAGVFYSFSGILITNTSAGHLNRLVSSSLLPLVMYFLLLGVERKKLLFFILAGYFAGWQFLSGQFQFTYFSFFLYIPFFFFLLFTSKLKLIDKLKLTFYALIGIIFTILLYSPYILPVIQNLKALARGAGRGYEYASSWSLFPLETFDIIFINFTGFLETYWGPNFFRLNHYYIGLFPFMLFIFAFFSKNKKNLIFFFIIFFITLTFSWGNYFITHKIFYYIVPGISKFRGPSNIFFLTTFCLVTISAIGLSYLSENFNDKRVKYTFLIFLILFILILVFFSSLRNLFKDIINNYPLERGEINQKLFAFDRAMTLFVRNIYILIFELIFVYIIFYVIKINLEKEILFLIFPLITFFEVFVFLRPNFLKSTELKEYTQKDEVINFLEKDKSFFRVFYLPNFYEHDNDGILTIYGIEDAGGYVGNPLKRYQDFIGAGESVMFNPQNLIKNRNLLNLINIKYFILPIFPMDTTILRGREKSIVKFLLDYTKDMELVFKGKKYYIFENKKDFGRFYLRNKFYVANSPEEALSLIVEKNYADSFAVIEKNFLPKNYMEFENVHVFLKSLEIIERKPDLYRIKINISKNSILIFSMNYHKGWNAYIDGEKKEVFPLNYAFIGLLVPEGEHEIVFKFGSKFHYIGIFLNLLFTFLVVLLLALFIFKR, via the coding sequence ATGAAAAATTTAAATGAATTTTTTAATTCAAAAATAAGGGTATTTTTTATATACGCTCTTTTATCCCTTATTTATTTTTATAATCCACTTATAACAGGAAAACTTTTAGCAGGGTCTGATTACCTTCTTGGAGGATATGTTGCAAGAGAATGGTTATCTAATTACCTTAAAAACTTCTATTTACCACTATGGTTTCCCTTTGAAAGAGCAGGTTACCCGATTTTAGAAGCCTTCTGGATGGATATTTTCACACCTACAGGATTACTAAGAATTTTTTTGCCAACTCATATCCACTTTAATTTCAGTTTCTTTTTTTATACAGTTTTAGCAGGATTTGGAACATATCTTTTTCTAAAGGAATTAAAAATAAAATCACTCTTTGCTTTCATTGCAGGAGTCTTTTACTCTTTTTCAGGTATTTTGATAACAAACACATCAGCAGGGCATTTAAATAGGCTTGTAAGTTCCTCACTTTTGCCCCTTGTTATGTATTTTCTTTTACTTGGTGTTGAAAGAAAAAAACTTTTATTTTTTATTTTAGCAGGTTATTTTGCAGGATGGCAGTTTCTTAGTGGTCAATTCCAATTTACCTATTTTTCCTTTTTCCTTTATATCCCATTTTTCTTTTTTCTCTTATTTACAAGTAAATTAAAATTAATAGATAAATTAAAACTAACCTTTTATGCTTTAATTGGTATTATTTTCACAATTTTACTTTATTCACCTTATATTTTACCGGTTATACAAAATCTAAAAGCACTGGCAAGGGGAGCTGGTCGAGGTTATGAGTATGCTTCGAGCTGGTCACTTTTCCCCCTTGAGACCTTTGATATAATTTTTATAAATTTTACAGGTTTCCTTGAAACTTATTGGGGTCCGAATTTCTTTAGACTTAATCACTATTATATAGGGCTTTTCCCCTTTATGCTTTTTATATTTGCTTTTTTCTCAAAGAATAAAAAAAATTTAATTTTTTTCTTTATAATCTTTTTTATCACTTTAACCTTTTCGTGGGGAAATTACTTTATTACCCATAAAATTTTTTATTATATTGTTCCAGGTATCAGTAAATTCAGAGGACCATCAAATATATTCTTTTTAACCACCTTTTGCCTTGTAACTATTTCAGCAATAGGACTTTCTTATTTAAGTGAAAATTTTAATGATAAAAGAGTAAAATACACCTTTTTGATTTTTTTAATCTTATTTATTCTTATTCTTGTTTTTTTCTCTTCTCTTAGAAACCTATTTAAAGATATTATAAATAATTACCCATTAGAAAGAGGAGAAATAAATCAAAAACTATTTGCCTTTGATCGAGCAATGACCTTGTTTGTTAGAAACATTTACATTTTAATTTTCGAGCTTATTTTTGTTTATATTATCTTTTATGTTATAAAAATCAATCTGGAAAAAGAAATATTATTTCTTATTTTCCCTCTTATTACTTTTTTTGAGGTTTTTGTATTTTTGAGACCGAATTTTTTAAAATCAACGGAACTTAAAGAATATACACAGAAGGATGAAGTTATAAATTTTTTAGAAAAAGATAAAAGTTTTTTCAGAGTTTTTTATTTACCTAACTTTTATGAGCATGATAATGATGGTATTTTAACAATTTATGGAATTGAAGATGCAGGAGGATATGTGGGTAACCCCCTTAAAAGGTATCAAGATTTTATAGGTGCAGGTGAATCAGTTATGTTTAATCCACAGAATTTGATTAAAAACAGGAATCTTTTGAACTTAATTAATATAAAATATTTTATATTGCCAATTTTCCCGATGGATACAACAATTTTAAGGGGTAGAGAAAAAAGTATAGTTAAGTTTCTGTTAGATTACACAAAGGATATGGAACTTGTTTTTAAAGGTAAAAAATACTATATTTTTGAAAATAAAAAGGATTTTGGAAGATTTTATTTAAGAAATAAATTTTATGTTGCTAATTCACCTGAGGAAGCGCTTTCCCTTATAGTGGAGAAAAATTATGCTGATTCTTTCGCTGTAATAGAAAAAAATTTTTTACCAAAGAATTACATGGAATTTGAAAATGTTCATGTTTTTTTAAAAAGCTTAGAAATTATTGAAAGAAAGCCTGATTTATACAGAATTAAAATAAACATAAGTAAAAATTCCATACTTATCTTTTCCATGAATTATCATAAGGGGTGGAATGCTTACATTGATGGAGAGAAAAAAGAAGTTTTTCCTCTCAATTACGCTTTTATAGGTCTTTTAGTTCCTGAAGGTGAGCATGAGATAGTTTTCAAATTTGGTTCAAAATTTCATTATATAGGAATTTTTCTTAATTTGTTATTTACATTTTTAGTAGTGCTTTTACTTGCACTTTTCATTTTTAAAAGGTAA
- a CDS encoding KpsF/GutQ family sugar-phosphate isomerase, which yields MVEKQNIISRAREVLKLEAKGIEKIVNLIGYEFVKAVELILNTKGKLIVSGLGKSGIVGKKIAATFTSTGTPALYLHPSESLHGDLGVVSKDDTAFFISKSGQTDELQILLPFFKRKNIPLIAMTANKDSELAKAADILLYIPVDKEACPYDLAPTVSTTVFLAVGDALAIVVMEQKKFKAEDFAALHPGGVIGKRFWLKVRDMMVKGKDVPIVHKDSPMKDVIIEMTQKRGITSVVDDDGKVIGVITDGDLRRLLEKSWEKIFNYKACEVMTTNPKIITPDALAYTAAKKMEEYKITALIVVDEANKPIGVIHLHDLMKANVI from the coding sequence ATGGTTGAAAAACAGAATATTATTTCAAGAGCAAGGGAAGTTTTAAAACTTGAAGCAAAAGGAATAGAAAAAATTGTTAATCTAATAGGATATGAGTTTGTAAAAGCAGTTGAACTCATACTTAATACAAAAGGTAAATTAATAGTTTCTGGTTTGGGAAAATCAGGAATTGTTGGCAAAAAGATAGCAGCTACTTTTACATCCACAGGAACACCAGCCCTTTATTTACATCCTTCAGAATCCCTTCATGGAGATTTAGGAGTTGTCTCTAAAGATGATACTGCCTTTTTTATTTCCAAAAGTGGTCAAACTGATGAACTTCAGATACTTCTTCCTTTCTTTAAAAGAAAAAACATTCCTTTAATTGCAATGACTGCAAATAAAGATTCTGAACTTGCAAAGGCTGCTGACATATTGCTTTATATTCCAGTAGATAAAGAAGCCTGCCCCTATGACCTTGCTCCAACTGTTAGCACTACAGTTTTTCTTGCAGTAGGAGATGCTCTTGCAATTGTAGTTATGGAGCAAAAAAAGTTTAAAGCTGAAGATTTTGCTGCCCTTCATCCCGGTGGGGTTATTGGAAAAAGGTTCTGGCTAAAGGTTAGGGATATGATGGTAAAAGGTAAAGATGTTCCTATTGTTCACAAGGATTCACCTATGAAGGATGTGATAATTGAAATGACACAAAAGAGGGGTATTACAAGTGTTGTGGATGATGATGGAAAAGTAATCGGAGTTATAACTGATGGTGATTTAAGAAGATTACTTGAGAAGAGCTGGGAAAAAATTTTCAACTATAAGGCATGTGAAGTTATGACAACAAACCCAAAAATCATAACTCCTGATGCTCTTGCTTATACAGCTGCAAAAAAAATGGAGGAGTATAAGATAACGGCTCTTATAGTTGTAGATGAAGCAAATAAACCCATAGGAGTTATTCATTTACATGATCTCATGAAAGCTAATGTAATTTGA